The nucleotide sequence GAGATCTTCATTGCCGGTTTTGTGGGATTTTGCAATAAGGTTCTCACACTATGGCGGGACAGATCGTTAGAGGGTCAAGGGGGGATTTCCCCTGATCAGCTTGACTAGTGGCAGATTATATAAACTTTTATCAATAAGGTGCTTTTTTATACTTTAGGATGGGATTTATCTATTTCCTTGGGTAAGAAGTAGCCTTTAATGCAATTTGGGTTTCTTATGCATATCTGGATATGGTCTTTTTCTCTAAATCCAGCATTTGGATAAAGTTCTTCACCTTCCCAAAAAACTCCTCTCACTGAATCGAATTGTTGCAGCTTTTTTTCTTTTCTAACCTTATGTAAAGTCTCAATAACTGCGCAATCTAATTCTCTGAGAAGTAATTCTCTTAAATCACCTATGACTTTGTTTTTAGGTATGTTATATCCGGATGCATTATACGATTCAACTAAAATCTGGTGGCCAAGCTTAAGAAGCTTTAAATTCTGATAATCTAATAGATCCAAGCAATATCCTAAATTCAGTACTGCTCCAATTACAGCTGGCTCTTTTATGGGGTTAACAGCTTTGCCGGGATTGTTTTTGAGATGGGTTGCATATTCCAGAGCTCTAGATGGGCTGTTTTCCCAAAAATACACGCCATTTCCCAACCAGTCATATTTATTATTACTAACACGGAGGCTCTGGTGTCCGTTTAAAACTTTATCAACAACTGATTTATCACACCCATGGAATCCAAGAACTAAGCCTGTTCTTGTGGAATACATAGATGTTTATAATTCTTCTTGAGATTACCCTTTTCCGTAACGATACCAAGTTCTACTAGAAATTTTCTCGAAGCAGACTTGCTTTTGGATACTTTCACCTTGTATTGCTCAAGGATGTTTATAAAATTGTCCAATTCTTTATCTTCCATTTTTTCTAATCACCTTTTAATACAAATGTACGAAATTCGCTTAATATGTTCTAGTCATAGTTGTACTTGGCCCAATACTAACTCGGTATTAGGTGGGGAATTCCATTTATAATGAAATGGAAATGGCCCAGTTTGGCCGAAAAGGATGGCACAAATCAAACCGTTATATCCACTATTTTCTTAAGACTATCAAGATTGCGGTTAAAACATAGTTGGATGAAGCGGGTGAAGTGCTTTGAGAATTTGCGTTTTGTGGTCCTTTTCATGACGGAGTTTTTCAGGCGTTTCTAAGGCTTCAAGGTGAATGCACTTAGACAGTTTTTTGTCTCTTATCCAAACCTTTTCTATCACTGGGAGTTGGGATACAAATTAGTCTAACTTAATGGACTGTTAACCGACTGCATAATAAAAGCCGTATGAATCAAGTGGTTCACTGCCTGTCGCACAATAGAGGGATACGGTTCTCATATTATGTCTGGACAGGTAGTGAGCGTTTAGGGGTGAGATACCCCTTTACCTACTCGACTACCCTCCGTATTGTTTTAGGTTATCGATCTTATTCTTAAAGTAGCCAGACGTTTCACAGGTAATTTCGGTGTTACCATCAATGCGGCAATCATACCAATCATATATTTCTTGAGCTATTCGATCACCTTTGGTTGATAAAACTTTTAAAGTTCTAAACCTTTCAATATCCTCCTGAGTAACCTGGAATTTCCGCCACAAAACACCATATTCTTCTGTAAAAGTATTTGATTTTAAATTCAAATCAGGAGTACCCCAGAGTACAAATGAACTTTGAGTTTTGGGCCTATTTGCAACTTCTTGAGATAAATCAAAGTATTTGTCCTCAATAGATTTTGTTGAAACAATCATAAGTTGGCCAATATCACCAATGTTAGATCCTAAAGTTGCAAAATATGCAGCAATATTCAGGTCACTTGTTAGGTCGAAAAAGGATGTGTCAAAATCGTAATGTTGCATGATCCCAATAATTGACAATTCGATATTGGGATCTGGATTTTGATCAGATGGAGTCAATCCGAACACAGCTTCTCTTAAGAAATAGTATAGACTAAACGTGTTTGTCCTAAAATTTGGATTTGCATAATGATGTCCAGATATCCAATGGTTGACCTCGTTAAAAAGTGGTTTTCCAAGAAGGTTCCGACTAAATGTTGATTTGGTTTCAATCCATAACTCAGTCCTTTCTCCTCTGAAGAGGTATTTAGGTTGCTTCTTAAGCATCTTTTTCTTTTCCTTAAAATCGAAAACTTCAAGGGAAATGAACTCCTGAGAAAAATTTAAATGTATATCGTTTGTTAAATCTATTAAGCTTTGCATAAATGGAGGGTAACGATCGTATATACGCACTGCACAGATTTCTCTAATATCTTAATTTTCAAAAAAGGCCTTCTAAGCTCTATCAAATTCATTTTTAATCATTTACAGTTGAACATATCGCCCAAAAATAAAGAACAATTAAATCAAATACTCCACTTAGGATAATTTACCAATCCTGAATGCTGGCCAAGATTTTGTAGTATTAGAGCGATTTTTGTGTAGTACAAACAATTAATGGCACACCACAAAATTATTTAAAAATTTTGTGGTGTATAGTCGTCTTTTTTAGCGTCATTTAATATATCTGACCAAGGCATTCTACCGAGTCTAATCCAGTCAATCGCAGCAAATAAATGAGCAAGCCCAATACCATATGACAAGTTATTTCTAATCACAACATCAACACCATATCTTTTTTCTGTAAGCATAAAAAGAGTTGATTTGATTTCTTTACCGGTATCGTAAGCTGGACATAACATGTTATGTTGCCCTGCAATAATTAATTCAGGAAAATGAGGATTCATTTCAAGAGGTATTTTATTTAGTAAGGAATCAATTTCATTTTCATCGGTTAGCCTATTTTTTATATATCCGATATGTCTTGAAATAATGATTCCAAGCACTGGGTTTCTGTATGTTGGTAACCAATCAATCGGAGTTATTTTTCTATTAGTTTCAGTAAAATAAGGGTCGTTTTGATATAATTCTGTTTTTATTCGTTGTCAACATAATTCTTTAACAGAAGTGCATTGTGCTATGGCCTTTCTTAATACACATTTGTTTGGATCGTCATTAATTAAGATATTATGTTTCGCTTCGATATATGCGTAAACAGCTTCTATAGGAATTTTTTCCTTTCTGGAATAATCATTTCTATGGACTAATTTTAAGGTTGGAAATCTTTCTTGGTCGTAAATAATAATATCGTCACCTGCTGTATTTCCTTTACTGTCAACTACAAATCCTCGGCAGATTCCAAATTTTTGGGGAAGAAAACTTCTCAAGATTTCACAAATGGCAATTTCAAATTCGTCACCATAATCAAAATTAAATTCGGCTTCGATATCTTCTAATCGTCTAATGAATTTGTCGTTTAAAGTTTTCACATAGTTGCCATATAGAAATGATGTTTTCATGTTAACCTATTTAATTTCTAATTTATTGCTGTTAATGAGGTTTTAAACCCATTGAGCATATTTCTTATATATCCTAATTTCCAAGAAAAATCAAATAAATTATTTCAAGGCTATTTATCCAATTACAAAAGCTTACCAAATACATGTAATCATTTACAATCAAACATATCCTCCAAAATTAAATAACTCCCACTTCCTAAAAAATACCCCATCTAAGGTATTTTTCACCAATCCCCCAAAAACAAAAAACTCCCATCATGGAAGCTTTGTGTATTTATTCAATATCAAAAATATCTTTAGGAGGTACTTTTAAAGCTTTGGCTATTGCATAAATGTGGCTGATACTTGTATTTATCTCTCCTCTTTCTATTCTTCCTATTTGACTTAATGTAAATCCCGTATATTCTACCAAATCTTCCTGGGATATATCTTTCGATTTTCTCAACTCAACAATTTTTTTTCCAACCTTATTAATGAAATCCTGGTCTCGAAAGTTTTTCATTGGAGCAAGGTCATAGAAATATTAATTTTTTATTAGCGCATATTTGCGTTATTTGTATTTCATTTATAGATTAGCTCTATAAATGAAATAGTTAATTTATAACTTGCGATACTTAAAATATTTAGGCATCGCACTTTACGTCTTGTCACTGAAACCTAGGAAATTTCTCTGAACACAAGGCAATAAGTGAAATGCTCACGCCATTGGCGTGAGCTCGCTTGTTCGTGTTCAAGGTTCTTCCTAGGTACCAAGTGACGGATAGGCTGAGTTCACGCCATCTTTTTTGATGTTGCCTATCAAAGACGTTCCATAAAAATATTAATGCTATGGAACAAAAAACAAATCATTTTTCAGCGTTTGACCCTTGGGTGGAAAAAGTGAAGAGTAATGAACAGAAATCCGCTGTTTTTGCCCCTTACCAATCTGGTGTCACCAATTTCGACCTGGGCTTCCGTCGTAAACCTAAAAATCCTATCTAATATCATTTGGGTAGTGAAATGGAGTATATAATGGATAGTGTACACCATATTATATATACTCCATTTCAAATATTAAAAAGCACCATCAATCCGGTTGCTCGGTATCTATTTTTAAACCATCAAGATTACTGGTGTCGCTCATTCTAGATACTTGATACTAAAGTCTTGATACTAACATATCGCAATTCGCAGGTTGCATTCGCTACATGGTTCTCCGGAAGATCATTGGCGTCTGGTAGGGTAGCCTGTCCCGGAGCTTTATTAGCGCTGGGATTTAATCAATTTATTATAAATGTAGAAGTGTTGGAAAAGACACTAGATGTCAGACTTACTCCCTAAATCCCCCTTAAAGGGGACTTCTCGATCTCGTAAACGAGGTCGGTTCCTCCCCTTTAAGGGGGAGGCTAGGTGGGGGTATTTATGGCTTCGCTAGGTGAGATTGCTTCTTCCCTCTGGTCATCGCCTGCCTGCAGCAGGCAGGCAATGACGGGTTTGAGGGCGTTATCGCCTCCGTAACCAAGTCTTTTATCTAGCGTCTTGTGTCTAACATCTAAAAAGACGCTAGACCAAGCATTCCAATATTTCTACAAAGACCTTTATAACTATGAAAGCGTTAACGAAAAACAGCTTACTGGCATTGCTATGCCTTTTTGGAAGCAATACATTCAGTCAAGTTGCTACACCTCCTGCCATCATGGGATTGGATACTGCTCCGGCTCCGGTGCTGGTGTACGGGGAGATCAGCAGCAGGACACCCTCGGACACGGTAATCCTGACCTTTTGGAACCATTATCTCAACCGTTTCACCAAAATGCCTGCCCCGCTCAAGATTGGTGCTAACCCTAAATGGGGAACGGTTTATGCGGGTACTGCCCGAAAGCAGACCTTTACCATAAAGGTTCCCGCATTTTCGGATTACGGCTACTTTAGTCTGGGGGATGGTGACCAGACGTTCTTGGACCGGTACCTGGTACGCGCCGGGGACAGCATCAAGGTCAGCATAGATTCAAGAAACAGAATATTGGTCTTTGCAGGCCCTTCGGCTGATTTCTATCAGTGCCAGCGGGACCTGGAGTTGGCTCGGGCCCATTCTTCCTTTAACCAGAAGGTGCCTCTCCATGTCCCGGACAGGAAGGCCGTTTTGGAGGATGAAGGGAAGCGAAGGGCCTTTAGCGAAAGCAATAATGGCCTGGGCAGGGGAGTTAGCATAATCGAAAATGGGCGGGACCAGCTCCAGGACCTGATATCCCAATATGAATCACTATCAGCTCCTGATCGCCAGTCAGAGGTGCTCCGTAGATACAGGGATAAAGTTGACCCCTTTGCCCTTCAAATCCTTGAAGCGAACAGCATCGGGACTAGGCGGGCGGTATGGCTCAGGGGCGTGCACAAATACCTCTGGGCGGCTGTCCGGAAACTGGATGACAAGGCATTGGAGGAGGAAGTCCGCCAGCTATATGACGATTGGATAAGGGATCTTCCAGAGGAAGAATTTTCCCTTGCTGTGATGACAAATGCTTTGGGCTATATGGATT is from Echinicola marina and encodes:
- a CDS encoding FRG domain-containing protein, translating into MQSLIDLTNDIHLNFSQEFISLEVFDFKEKKKMLKKQPKYLFRGERTELWIETKSTFSRNLLGKPLFNEVNHWISGHHYANPNFRTNTFSLYYFLREAVFGLTPSDQNPDPNIELSIIGIMQHYDFDTSFFDLTSDLNIAAYFATLGSNIGDIGQLMIVSTKSIEDKYFDLSQEVANRPKTQSSFVLWGTPDLNLKSNTFTEEYGVLWRKFQVTQEDIERFRTLKVLSTKGDRIAQEIYDWYDCRIDGNTEITCETSGYFKNKIDNLKQYGG
- a CDS encoding DUF6602 domain-containing protein, with protein sequence MKTSFLYGNYVKTLNDKFIRRLEDIEAEFNFDYGDEFEIAICEILRSFLPQKFGICRGFVVDSKGNTAGDDIIIYDQERFPTLKLVHRNDYSRKEKIPIEAVYAYIEAKHNILINDDPNKCVLRKAIAQCTSVKELC
- a CDS encoding helix-turn-helix domain-containing protein; this encodes MKNFRDQDFINKVGKKIVELRKSKDISQEDLVEYTGFTLSQIGRIERGEINTSISHIYAIAKALKVPPKDIFDIE
- a CDS encoding TlpA family protein disulfide reductase: MKALTKNSLLALLCLFGSNTFSQVATPPAIMGLDTAPAPVLVYGEISSRTPSDTVILTFWNHYLNRFTKMPAPLKIGANPKWGTVYAGTARKQTFTIKVPAFSDYGYFSLGDGDQTFLDRYLVRAGDSIKVSIDSRNRILVFAGPSADFYQCQRDLELARAHSSFNQKVPLHVPDRKAVLEDEGKRRAFSESNNGLGRGVSIIENGRDQLQDLISQYESLSAPDRQSEVLRRYRDKVDPFALQILEANSIGTRRAVWLRGVHKYLWAAVRKLDDKALEEEVRQLYDDWIRDLPEEEFSLAVMTNALGYMDYLFEKNRARMKFMGMDFITAIGERYAPGIRDILLTKYLTSDFQRLDPSDRQRFLAEAIHHTTTPWVMELFNKYVGINTEKSTLPDFSLLDTNGGEVPLDKLKGKVSLIDFWYTGCKACIGFYKNTLRPLEDHFSDKQDFQIVSISADPSTQRWLKSISSGNYTNPKGTNLTTKGFDHPLLKYFNIYGFPYQVLLDQKGRVIQTGGLQKSANELIPLLEDILKQNTDH